One window of the Epinephelus moara isolate mb chromosome 24, YSFRI_EMoa_1.0, whole genome shotgun sequence genome contains the following:
- the acot8 gene encoding acyl-coenzyme A thioesterase 8: MAERVVGVICGARDSTNNCDDSGGIVSPKPLEDESSESPSSQHTQDLKSVLVTSVLNLEKLDVDLYRGMHHWVPRTQRLFGGQIVGQALVAAAKSVGDHFYAHSLHCYFVRTGDPKVPVLYQVDRTRDGRSFTVRSVKAIQHGHPIFICQASFQLLQPSPLQHQFTMPQVPQPEDLLTVEELIHLYLSKPDLADKSRQGLNKLLANEVAIEIKPVNQLHCYRHAASEPKKLFWVRARGYIGEGNMKLHCCVAAYVSDFAFLGTALLPYPNYRAHFSASLDHAMWFHNTFRSDEWMLYECESPWAGGSRGLVQGRLWRRDGVLAASCSQEGVLRVKPVTEPSKL; the protein is encoded by the exons atggcagaaaGAGTGGTGGGTGTAATCTGTGGCGCTCGCGACTCCACTAATAATTGTGATGATTCAGGGGGTATTGTGTCACCGAAACCACTTGAAGATGAGAGCTCGGAAAGTCCATCAAGTCAGCATACCCAGGACCTGAAGAGCGTCCTGGTCACCAGCGTTTTAAACCTGGAAAAGCTCGACGTAGACCTGTACAG AGGGATGCACCACTGGGTGCCCCGCACCCAGCGTTTGTTTGGGGGTCAAATAGTTGGCCAGGCCCTCGTTGCTGCTG CCAAATCAGTCGGAGATCATTTCTATGCTCATTCTCTCCACTGCTACTTTGTACGAACAG gggaTCCAAAGGTTCCAGTGCTGTACCAGGTGGACCGCACAAGAGATGGTCGCAGTTTTACAGTACGCTCTGTGAAAGCCATCCAGCATGGGCACCCGATATTTATCTGCCAAGCGTCCTTCCAACTGCTGCAGCCAAGTCCCCTGCAGCACCAGTTCACCATGCCACAGGTCCCTCAGCCTGAAGACCTCCTCACTGTAGAGGAGCTTATTCATCTTTATCTCAG TAAACCAGACCTGGCAGATAAATCAAGACAAGGCCTTAACAAACTGCTGGCTAATGAGGTCGCCATTGAGATAAAGCCAGTCAACCAACTGCATTGTTACAGACATGCTGCAAGTGAGCCGAAGAAGCTGTTCTGGGTGCGAGCACGAGGATATATTG gTGAAGGCAACATGAAGCTGCATTGCTGCGTTGCTGCTTATGTATCAGACTTTGCATTCCTGGGCACGGCGCTGCTGCCTTATCCCAACTACAGGGCGCACTTCTCAGCCTCCCTGGACCACGCCATGTGGTTCCACAACACGTTCCGCAGTGATGAGTGGATGCTGTATGAGTGTGAGAGCCCATGGGCAG GGGGCAGCAGGGGACTTGTTCAGGGCcgactgtggaggagagacGGGGTGCTGGCTGCCTCATGTTCCCAGGAGGGTGTCCTGAGGGTGAAACCAGTCACAGAGCCCAGCAAACTATAA